One Plasmodium yoelii strain 17X genome assembly, chromosome: 5 genomic window, CTTTTTCTTACATTATTTGGATGTTGCATtaactataaattatattaattttcattttagtaacatttatattaatacattcttttgtttaattcgtaaaatatattcgtagtGTGATGGGCTTACAACGGCCGATAATGGTCTTGTCTTCGATCGAAATTCTCAAAGTTATAAGTTCACAGGAAGTTATACCAATATTTATTGTCCTGATAATAATtgtgataatgataataataaaaaaattagttCTGCTTTTATAGGATTGCTAGGTTTCTGTAAGGAAGTTGTTGATATGGAAAATTTAGAGAGTGATAAAATTGCTGAATAcgctattttatggttaGGTCACAAACTGAATCAGAACACAGAAAATGGAACCACCACATTAAACGAGTTTTATACTgaacatataaaaacaaataatcaTTATGAACAGAAAACATTTGGTGATAGTAATAGTAAGATTAATATAAGTGTTATAGATACAAAAATAGAATCGATGAATAtgaatattaaagatatatctaatttttatgatgcatttaaattattatgtaagaTGAATAATGAAATTGGTACAAAAAAAATCCAATGCAATACATGTTTAAAAAATGCTGGAGAATTTTATGAACAATatgaaaaacttaaaaatgctttagatattaataaaggaaGTTCTTATTTTCAACTATGATTAAGTTTATCAAAAGATTATGACAAATTTAAAGAGAAATATAGTGCTAAATGTAATGATATCAAATTCCATGAAGCTTGTCCACGAAGTTCAGTGACAAAAAGTCAAGTGACAAATTGTCCAGTGACAAATTGTCCAGTGACAAATTGTCCAGTGACAGAATGTCAAGTGACAGAATGTCCAGTGacaaaaaatacactaattacaattgcaattatatttgttgcagcatcaattttattgggagtttcttataaggtaaataataagatatttaaaaattattttcattatatatatgcaaacgttaacaaaaaaaatcgtacatttttttaattttttatattagtattcgttatttggatttcggaaacgatctcaaaaacaacatttaagagaaaagctaaaaaaataaagaagaaactgatgattaatatattattcgaagAGTAGTGATTATTCCatgaatagtaataatgattaatatatgttaaaaaattgtCTATATTGaaataagtaatttttgatcataatttttgcataatttttatatagtttttatgttgtggaacccatatccgggttagggctaagtattacattgcatttaattttttataacttaaacactaatttaatatatgtatcatcccgtatgtttaatcaagAGATGATGCCCAAATATTCAACCCCAAATGGGGATAAGCTAATATAAATGGGATTGTATAACATTTGTTCATAagttacaatatatataattgagtgttcatgccgatttaatttgattaaagtaaaataactatattacatatattgattcatattatgctatatcgtaattatttattatataaagtttgttaatcataattataatgaattatgcatatcataatatgtttctttatttaatgaaaattttatttagtaaaacgtATTATTTGTACCATAttgattttaatttaaatcatgttatccaactgaactgtataataatattattatcagagtataattataattcgatTCATTTGAAGCAATTacctacattataatatacctttatattaatgattatatttttaatgttaattaaGTACACTACTAAtgtataatagataatcataaaatatagattcataaatatcgatcgatattcgacaatacaacattatctataaaaggcattttatgcatttaacatttttaataatacaataaaaatatacatattaataaaaaattaaattataaatatatgtatctatTCTTTTAACcttcgattatatatagtataattttattctaaagttttaaattcaaataataggAATAGctctatatacattaatttatttaatataaaggtatattagattaatcactattaatttttaaactttatattttgaggtataaataaataatattttaaaagatttaaaaaataaaacataagtatattaataaaatttcagataatattttgttataataattataaataatatgatagatcgAATGCGCTACCATAACAcgtttatacatataatacaataaaataccctaccaataactaatatataaatattgttaCATTGTGAaactttatataattaaatattaatattatcgaaaagacacataataatacattacaAATGTATcactttatatatttattaaagattcaattggggatatgtggttttatattttaaaaaactgGATAAGTAGAGAAAAGGCTAAACTCTCAATTCACTTTAAAagtctttttattattccatattatattatcattgtttaatgaataatcattttataatataaattagcaTTGTTTTATcgtagaattaataaaatatagaatgtTTAATAAATTACTTGAATggatatacattgataactataacaataaatatataagataaggATGAACAATGCAGAAcatttaatgaatatttatctatatttatatattaaaatggaaaatatatcttatctctctcctcttaaagggaAATATAaaacctaattaaacatagttttatattatactttaaattttgcatcaatacttatttgttaatatttactaagtatgatttttaaaacaatctacattcaaagacttatttaagcttataaatagcaTATGTACGGATTCAGTACTAATTGGTGTTTTAAACTATGGAAATGATACGCGAAATATATTCTATAATTATCTAATAcggaatatttataaattgaagtatatagaaataaaaataatgttatttaaaatgttataattattttttaatttatctatattaaataaaaacaatattaaaattatgtatatgcaattagaaaagggaacaatgcaacttaatttgaaaatactataattttaataaaacagtggtatatagtattagaaacaagtatacaaaaatttaatatatttaaaaaaatgactttttatatacttttaaggactacagtaatataattttgtgttttttagatttatacagtattttatttttagaaggaaattcattaaaacagaagatataaatatattccttttctatgttcaaacatactttagattcattataaaagtatattaatttttataataatgttataccatatgttagtaagaatagcattttttgtataaaatccatcatatctatatttaatcaaaactGTATTAAGGAatcctctatttaaggtaatttagctaattatcataaacaGAAATATAACGTTTCTttactaataatattattttattatgtataataatttaattattaaaaaacatataatatatttaactacagagaattgttatatataggattaaagtatttgcgtcaCATATTTGATGTATCGTATATAAAAACAGAATGAttttactcaatttacaaataaaaaataaaatattttcacaaTGAATGTAAAtatggtatatgcattttttaataataataataatatactttacattttttgatattgtattatatataaatatcattaaactttattttaataaaattttcaataatgcacatttataataattgtttttaaatgtttttttatagtaAGTTCACTTTTGTAAGGACAAATTTTACATATCAACCGAATAATGGAAAGTATACATTTTTGAATGATAGTCTTTTCAAAGATTAttgtgataataaaaaatgtgtgaCTGATCTCGATAAAATTCATGCTGTATGTTTATTTCtctttgataatttttttggggGGGTTGATTCGTTCACGGTTAATGCAAAAAGTAATatcaatattgttgattacattatcatatggttaagttatatgttaagtttaaataaaaatatgaattataagaatatatatgatttttatgaaaagaatataaagaataataataagtATACTGCGAGAATAAGCGGTGTAAATGATTATAACAGTTATAATgatcttatagataaaaaaaaggatttgttgaatattaattttgaagatatgtctaaattttatgatgcatttaataAATTGTGTACCATTTATGGTGGACTTGATATAAACTACTCAAATTGCGAtaattgtttaaaaaaatctAAAGAATTtgctaaaaaatatgatgatcttaatgaaaattataataatactaaaGACAGTCCATATGTTCAATTATTatctacattatcaaatgattatgataattttaaaaatatatataaaaatgccAAATCTATAAATTTTCCAATCCTTCCAACATATTCACGAAGAtcagtaataaaaaaaacattaatGTCAATTGGATTTGTATTTGTTGcagcatcaattttattgggagtttcttataaggtaaacaacaaggaatttaaaaattattttcattatatatgcaaattttaacaaATGAATCGTAtacttcttaacattttatattagtattcattatttggatttcggaaacgatctaaaaaacatttaagagaaaagctaaaaaaataaagaagaaaatagatcattaatatattattcgaagAGTAGTGACATTTCAGGAGTCGtattaatgatttatatattttaagaaactgtctattgggaagtaatttttgcacaatttttatatagtttttatgttatggGTCAGGATTGTgtttgtggaacccatattcgggttatgATTAAGTATTACATTGCATTtgattttgtataatttgaacactaattaaatatatgtaccatccCTGTATGTTTTATCTCGAGCTGAATTCTAAATATGCACTCCCAAAGGAACATagtcattaatatgaaaaggacCACATGACAATTtgttcataaattataatatatataattgagtgttcatatcgatttaatatggttaaaaaaaaatgtctatattgcatatattaattcatattatgatatttcataattatttattatataagactTGTTAATCCAtagttatattgaattatccatatcataatacataatgtatttctttatttgattaaacattttatttaataaacttattatttgtatcatattatgttaatttaaatcatattttgat contains:
- a CDS encoding PIR protein, with translation MNVNMYTFLNDSLFKDYCDNKKCVTDLDKIHAVCLFLFDNFFGGVDSFTVNAKSNINIVDYIIIWLSYMLSLNKNMNYKNIYDFYEKNIKNNNKYTARISGVNDYNSYNDLIDKKKDLLNINFEDMSKFYDAFNKLCTIYGGLDINYSNCDNCLKKSKEFAKKYDDLNENYNNTKDSPYVQLLSTLSNDYDNFKNIYKNAKSINFPILPTYSRRSVIKKTLMSIGFVFVAASILLGVSYKYSLFGFRKRSKKHLREKLKK